In Mustela nigripes isolate SB6536 chromosome 2, MUSNIG.SB6536, whole genome shotgun sequence, a single window of DNA contains:
- the POFUT2 gene encoding GDP-fucose protein O-fucosyltransferase 2 isoform X3, whose amino-acid sequence MAPVLLRNTSARSVMLDRAENLLHDHYGGKEYWNTRRSMVFAKHLRAVGDEFRSKYLNSTDEADRTPFQEDWTKMKVTLGSALGGPYLAVHLRRKDFIWGHREDVPSLDGAVKKIRSLMKTHQLDRVFVATDAIRTEHEQLRRLLPEMVRFEPTWEELELYRDGGVAIIDQWICAHARFFIGTSVSTFSFRIHEEREILGLDPRTTYNRFCGDREEACEQPTHWRVAY is encoded by the exons GTCGGTGATGCTGGACAGAGCCGAGAACCTCCTGCACGACCACTACGGGGGGAAGGAGTACTGGAAC ACCCGGCGGAGCATGGTGTTCGCCAAGCACCTGCGGGCCGTGGGGGACGAGTTCCGAAGCAAGTACCTGAACTCCACGGACGAGGCCGACAGGACCCCCTTCCAGGAGGACTGGACCAAGATGAAG GTCACGCTGGGCTCCGCGCTGGGGGGCCCGTACCTCGCGGTTCACCTGAGGAGAAAAGATTTCATCTGGGGCCACAGAGAGGATGTGCCCAGCCTGGATGGGGCTGTGAAGAAGATTCGCAGCCTCATGAAGACCCACCAGCTGGACAGGGTGTTCGTGGCCACAGACGCCATCAGGACGG AGCACGAGCAGCTGAGGCGGCTGCTGCCCGAGATGGTGAGGTTCGAGCCCACGTGGGAGGAGCTGGAGCTGTACCGGGACGGCGGCGTGGCCATCATCGACCAGTGGATCTGTGCGCACGCCAG GTTCTTCATCGGAACCTCGGTCTCCACGTTCTCTTTTCGGATCCACGAGGAGAGAGAGATCCTCGGGCTCGACCCACGGACGACGTACAACCGGTTCTGCGGGGACCGGGAGGAGGCGTGCGAGCAGCCCACGCACTGGAGGGTGGCCTACTGA